One Bombus pyrosoma isolate SC7728 linkage group LG11, ASM1482585v1, whole genome shotgun sequence DNA segment encodes these proteins:
- the LOC122572848 gene encoding cholinesterase isoform X1, with amino-acid sequence MAAYTLYSLIGRVCFYLCFLAITVLCQEQIPPGSRYYSRDGVYVPQNGPDHRTDTYVYKDRRYGYRPSYWDSVYRGPTRAPDSRYLYEHTTSRLPLPGILGGWREDLQGRKRSDSKNLPIDVTVTTTYGQVQGFKVYLYDDPQARHRPWSLPVERVTKHVNVFLGIPYAMPPIKEGRFKPPKTHKGWQLLQAVDWGPACPQPSAYTGATKGIRDVDEDCLYLNIFTPYINSGLAKLYPVMFYIHGGEFTHGASNLFPAHMLAAFYDVVVVSINYRLGALGFLSTGDENSPGNYGILDQAMALRWVYDNIRAFNGNPDAITLFGPGAGAASAGLLMVAPKTRDMVSKVIAQSGSALADWAVIADKYRAQNTSKVYAESLGCSIESSWRLVQCLKNGRSFFELGNSELKQHIGMFPWAPVLDTNFTVPSDNWYEDWRETDWRFFVETPEESIKSHKFTDNLAYMAGVTTQEAAFLIYNNATLAKNQYIIDAESFDQKIWELVLQYNYTLNSQGVYEAIKYMYTYWPDPTNITHIRDQYINLLTDFHYVAPFDKIAKALIEKRVPTYLYVLNTTVEALTLPQWRSVSHNTELLWLTGAPFMDVEFFPQKWKLKRDMWTDNDRNMSHFFMKAYANFATYGNPTPSQILGLHFDVAKPGQLRYLNINTTYNSSILLNYRQTESAFWSMYLPTVIGRLVPTYPPVTEYWWEPKEPLQIAFWSVSTACLLLIVLSVVCCMLWRNAKRQSDHYYSGDILMVRDDEPSEGIENMTRTSKENIHEYRDTPPVRSRIPRQNESKLQERLSHNRKFSSTPSLRSNSNISLKDMRSEGFVTSSPNGQPRLSKAISQSSLPKSKSKTHLVQGVPQTAV; translated from the exons ATGGCCGCATATACTTTATACTCGTTGATCGGACGCGTTTGTTTTTATCTGTGCTTCCTCGCAATTACGGTGTTGTGTCAGGAACAAATACCCCCGGGTAGTCGGTATTACAGTCGCGATGGGGTATATGTACCTCAAAACGGACCAGATCACCGAACCGACACTTATGTTTACAAAGATAGAAGGTATGGGTATCGTCCTAGTTACTGGGACTCTGTTTACAGAGGACCCACCAGAGCACCAGATAGTCGGTACCTTTACGag CATACAACTTCAAGACTCCCTTTACCTGGTATATTGGGTGGTTGGCGAGAAGATCTTCAAGGAAGAAAGAGGTCTGATTCTAAAAATCTACCTATAGATGTTACTGTGACCACAACTTATGGACAAGTGCAAGgatttaaagtttatttatatgatGATCCACAAGCAAGGCATAGGCCCTGGAGTTTACCAGTTGAGAGGGTTACAAAGCATGTTAATGTATTCCTTGGCATTCCTTATGCTATGCCACCTATAAAGGAAGGTCGATTTAAACCACCCAAAACTCATAAAGGTTGGCAATTACTACAAGCTGTTGATTGGGGGCCAGCTTGTCCTCAGCCCAGTGCATATACTGGTGCTACTAAAGGAATCCGTGATGTGGATGAAGACtgtttatatttgaatatttttacaccATATATTAACTCTGGTTTAGCTAAGCTATACCCAGTAATGTTCTATATTCATGGTGGAGAATTTACTCATGGAGCAAGCAATTTGTTTCCAGCTCACATGTTGGCTGCATTTTATGATGTAGTAGTAGTTTCTATTAACTATCGACTAGGAGCTCTAGGATTTCTAAGTACAGGAGATGAGAATAGCCCTGGAAATTATGGAATTTTGGATCAAGCTATGGCATTGAGGTGGGTGTATGATAATATCAGAGCTTTTAATGGTAATCCTGATGCAATAACTCTTTTTGGACCTGGTGCTGGAGCAGCAAGTGCTGGATTATTAATGGTTGCACCTAAAACCAGAGATATGGTATCAAAAGTAATAGCTCAATCAGGTTCTGCATTGGCAGATTGGGCTGTCATAGCAGATAAGTACAGGGCACAGAATACATCTAAAGTATATGCAGAATCACTAGGCTGTAGCATAGAAAGCAGCTGGAGATTGGTGCAGTGTTTGAAGAATGGCAGATCCTTTTTTGAACTTGGTAATTCTGAATTGAAGCAACACATTGGAATGTTTCCTTGGGCTCCTGTATTGGATACTAATTTCACAGTACCAAGTGACAATTGGTATGAAGATTGGAGAGAAACAGATTGGCGCTTCTTTGTGGAAACACCTGAAGAAAGCATAAAAAGTCATAAGTTTACAGATAACTTAGCATATATGGCTGGTGTAACTACTCAGGAAGCAGCATTccttatat ATAACAATGCTACATTAGCCAAGAatcaatatattatagatGCGGAATCATTCGATCAGAAAATTTGGGAACTTGTTCTCCAATACAACTACACACTAAATTCTCAAGGAGTCTATGAAGCTATAAAATACATGTACACATATTGGCCAGATCCGACTAATATTACCCATATTCGCGATCAGTATATTAAT CTCTTGACTGATTTTCACTATGTTGCTCCTTTTGATAAAATAGCAAAAGCTTTGATAGAAAAACGTGTACCTACATATTTGTATGTGCTAAACACAACTGTAGAAGCATTAACATTACCACAGTGGCGAAGTGTTTCTCACAACACAGAACTTCTTTGGCTAACAGGGGCACCTTTCATGGATGTTG AATTCTTTCCTCAAAAATGGAAGTTGAAGCGTGACATGTGGACAGACAACGATCGCAATATGAGTCACTTTTTCATGAAAGCATATGCAAATTTTGCAACATATGG AAATCCAACACCATCGCAAATTTTGGGTTTGCATTTTGATGTTGCTAAGCCTGGACAATTACGGTATTTGAACATTAATACTACTTACAATAGctcaattttattgaattaccgACAAACTGAAAGTGCCTTCTGGTCTATGTATTTACCAACGGTTATTGGTCGTTTGGTACCTACATATCCTCCAGTTACTGAA tattggTGGGAGCCAAAAGAACCTCTACAAATTGCCTTTTGGTCTGTTTCCACTGCATGTCTACTGTTAATCGTGCTTTCCGTAGTATGCTGTATGCTTTGGCGCAATGCCAAAAG ACAATCTGACCATTACTACAGCGGAGACATCCTCATGGTGCGAGACGACGAACCTTCGGAGGGAATCGAGAATATGACTCGTACTTCGAAGGAGAACATCCACGAGTATCGTGACACACCACCTGTCAGATCTAGGATACCGCGGCAAAATGAATCAAAGCTTCAAGAACGATTGTCGCATAATCGTAAATTTAGTTCTACTCCATCGCTAAGAAGTAATTCCAATATCTCGCTGAAAGATATGCGTTCGGAAGGATTTGTTACCAGTTCACCAAATGGACAACCTAGATTAAGCAAAGCTATAAGCCAGTCCTCATTACCTAAAAGTAAAAGCAAAACACATTTAGTTCAAGGTGTCCCACAAACAGCTGTGTGA
- the LOC122572848 gene encoding cholinesterase isoform X2 has translation MAAYTLYSLIGRVCFYLCFLAITVLCQEQIPPGSRYYSRDGVYVPQNGPDHRTDTYVYKDRRYGYRPSYWDSVYRGPTRAPDSRYLYEHTTSRLPLPGILGGWREDLQGRKRSDSKNLPIDVTVTTTYGQVQGFKVYLYDDPQARHRPWSLPVERVTKHVNVFLGIPYAMPPIKEGRFKPPKTHKGWQLLQAVDWGPACPQPSAYTGATKGIRDVDEDCLYLNIFTPYINSGLAKLYPVMFYIHGGEFTHGASNLFPAHMLAAFYDVVVVSINYRLGALGFLSTGDENSPGNYGILDQAMALRWVYDNIRAFNGNPDAITLFGPGAGAASAGLLMVAPKTRDMVSKVIAQSGSALADWAVIADKYRAQNTSKVYAESLGCSIESSWRLVQCLKNGRSFFELGNSELKQHIGMFPWAPVLDTNFTVPSDNWYEDWRETDWRFFVETPEESIKSHKFTDNLAYMAGVTTQEAAFLIYNNATLAKNQYIIDAESFDQKIWELVLQYNYTLNSQGVYEAIKYMYTYWPDPTNITHIRDQYINLLTDFHYVAPFDKIAKALIEKRVPTYLYVLNTTVEALTLPQWRSVSHNTELLWLTGAPFMDVEFFPQKWKLKRDMWTDNDRNMSHFFMKAYANFATYGNPTPSQILGLHFDVAKPGQLRYLNINTTYNSSILLNYRQTESAFWSMYLPTVIGRLVPTYPPVTEYWWEPKEPLQIAFWSVSTACLLLIVLSVVCCMLWRNAKSKTKAARLYADNLTITTAETSSWCETTNLRRESRI, from the exons ATGGCCGCATATACTTTATACTCGTTGATCGGACGCGTTTGTTTTTATCTGTGCTTCCTCGCAATTACGGTGTTGTGTCAGGAACAAATACCCCCGGGTAGTCGGTATTACAGTCGCGATGGGGTATATGTACCTCAAAACGGACCAGATCACCGAACCGACACTTATGTTTACAAAGATAGAAGGTATGGGTATCGTCCTAGTTACTGGGACTCTGTTTACAGAGGACCCACCAGAGCACCAGATAGTCGGTACCTTTACGag CATACAACTTCAAGACTCCCTTTACCTGGTATATTGGGTGGTTGGCGAGAAGATCTTCAAGGAAGAAAGAGGTCTGATTCTAAAAATCTACCTATAGATGTTACTGTGACCACAACTTATGGACAAGTGCAAGgatttaaagtttatttatatgatGATCCACAAGCAAGGCATAGGCCCTGGAGTTTACCAGTTGAGAGGGTTACAAAGCATGTTAATGTATTCCTTGGCATTCCTTATGCTATGCCACCTATAAAGGAAGGTCGATTTAAACCACCCAAAACTCATAAAGGTTGGCAATTACTACAAGCTGTTGATTGGGGGCCAGCTTGTCCTCAGCCCAGTGCATATACTGGTGCTACTAAAGGAATCCGTGATGTGGATGAAGACtgtttatatttgaatatttttacaccATATATTAACTCTGGTTTAGCTAAGCTATACCCAGTAATGTTCTATATTCATGGTGGAGAATTTACTCATGGAGCAAGCAATTTGTTTCCAGCTCACATGTTGGCTGCATTTTATGATGTAGTAGTAGTTTCTATTAACTATCGACTAGGAGCTCTAGGATTTCTAAGTACAGGAGATGAGAATAGCCCTGGAAATTATGGAATTTTGGATCAAGCTATGGCATTGAGGTGGGTGTATGATAATATCAGAGCTTTTAATGGTAATCCTGATGCAATAACTCTTTTTGGACCTGGTGCTGGAGCAGCAAGTGCTGGATTATTAATGGTTGCACCTAAAACCAGAGATATGGTATCAAAAGTAATAGCTCAATCAGGTTCTGCATTGGCAGATTGGGCTGTCATAGCAGATAAGTACAGGGCACAGAATACATCTAAAGTATATGCAGAATCACTAGGCTGTAGCATAGAAAGCAGCTGGAGATTGGTGCAGTGTTTGAAGAATGGCAGATCCTTTTTTGAACTTGGTAATTCTGAATTGAAGCAACACATTGGAATGTTTCCTTGGGCTCCTGTATTGGATACTAATTTCACAGTACCAAGTGACAATTGGTATGAAGATTGGAGAGAAACAGATTGGCGCTTCTTTGTGGAAACACCTGAAGAAAGCATAAAAAGTCATAAGTTTACAGATAACTTAGCATATATGGCTGGTGTAACTACTCAGGAAGCAGCATTccttatat ATAACAATGCTACATTAGCCAAGAatcaatatattatagatGCGGAATCATTCGATCAGAAAATTTGGGAACTTGTTCTCCAATACAACTACACACTAAATTCTCAAGGAGTCTATGAAGCTATAAAATACATGTACACATATTGGCCAGATCCGACTAATATTACCCATATTCGCGATCAGTATATTAAT CTCTTGACTGATTTTCACTATGTTGCTCCTTTTGATAAAATAGCAAAAGCTTTGATAGAAAAACGTGTACCTACATATTTGTATGTGCTAAACACAACTGTAGAAGCATTAACATTACCACAGTGGCGAAGTGTTTCTCACAACACAGAACTTCTTTGGCTAACAGGGGCACCTTTCATGGATGTTG AATTCTTTCCTCAAAAATGGAAGTTGAAGCGTGACATGTGGACAGACAACGATCGCAATATGAGTCACTTTTTCATGAAAGCATATGCAAATTTTGCAACATATGG AAATCCAACACCATCGCAAATTTTGGGTTTGCATTTTGATGTTGCTAAGCCTGGACAATTACGGTATTTGAACATTAATACTACTTACAATAGctcaattttattgaattaccgACAAACTGAAAGTGCCTTCTGGTCTATGTATTTACCAACGGTTATTGGTCGTTTGGTACCTACATATCCTCCAGTTACTGAA tattggTGGGAGCCAAAAGAACCTCTACAAATTGCCTTTTGGTCTGTTTCCACTGCATGTCTACTGTTAATCGTGCTTTCCGTAGTATGCTGTATGCTTTGGCGCAATGCCAAAAG CAAAACAAAGGCTGCCAGATTATACGCAG ACAATCTGACCATTACTACAGCGGAGACATCCTCATGGTGCGAGACGACGAACCTTCGGAGGGAATCGAGAATATGA
- the LOC122572848 gene encoding cholinesterase isoform X3, protein MAAYTLYSLIGRVCFYLCFLAITVLCQEQIPPGSRYYSRDGVYVPQNGPDHRTDTYVYKDRRYGYRPSYWDSVYRGPTRAPDSRYLYEHTTSRLPLPGILGGWREDLQGRKRSDSKNLPIDVTVTTTYGQVQGFKVYLYDDPQARHRPWSLPVERVTKHVNVFLGIPYAMPPIKEGRFKPPKTHKGWQLLQAVDWGPACPQPSAYTGATKGIRDVDEDCLYLNIFTPYINSGLAKLYPVMFYIHGGEFTHGASNLFPAHMLAAFYDVVVVSINYRLGALGFLSTGDENSPGNYGILDQAMALRWVYDNIRAFNGNPDAITLFGPGAGAASAGLLMVAPKTRDMVSKVIAQSGSALADWAVIADKYRAQNTSKVYAESLGCSIESSWRLVQCLKNGRSFFELGNSELKQHIGMFPWAPVLDTNFTVPSDNWYEDWRETDWRFFVETPEESIKSHKFTDNLAYMAGVTTQEAAFLIYNNATLAKNQYIIDAESFDQKIWELVLQYNYTLNSQGVYEAIKYMYTYWPDPTNITHIRDQYINLLTDFHYVAPFDKIAKALIEKRVPTYLYVLNTTVEALTLPQWRSVSHNTELLWLTGAPFMDVEFFPQKWKLKRDMWTDNDRNMSHFFMKAYANFATYGNPTPSQILGLHFDVAKPGQLRYLNINTTYNSSILLNYRQTESAFWSMYLPTVIGRLVPTYPPVTEYWWEPKEPLQIAFWSVSTACLLLIVLSVVCCMLWRNAKR, encoded by the exons ATGGCCGCATATACTTTATACTCGTTGATCGGACGCGTTTGTTTTTATCTGTGCTTCCTCGCAATTACGGTGTTGTGTCAGGAACAAATACCCCCGGGTAGTCGGTATTACAGTCGCGATGGGGTATATGTACCTCAAAACGGACCAGATCACCGAACCGACACTTATGTTTACAAAGATAGAAGGTATGGGTATCGTCCTAGTTACTGGGACTCTGTTTACAGAGGACCCACCAGAGCACCAGATAGTCGGTACCTTTACGag CATACAACTTCAAGACTCCCTTTACCTGGTATATTGGGTGGTTGGCGAGAAGATCTTCAAGGAAGAAAGAGGTCTGATTCTAAAAATCTACCTATAGATGTTACTGTGACCACAACTTATGGACAAGTGCAAGgatttaaagtttatttatatgatGATCCACAAGCAAGGCATAGGCCCTGGAGTTTACCAGTTGAGAGGGTTACAAAGCATGTTAATGTATTCCTTGGCATTCCTTATGCTATGCCACCTATAAAGGAAGGTCGATTTAAACCACCCAAAACTCATAAAGGTTGGCAATTACTACAAGCTGTTGATTGGGGGCCAGCTTGTCCTCAGCCCAGTGCATATACTGGTGCTACTAAAGGAATCCGTGATGTGGATGAAGACtgtttatatttgaatatttttacaccATATATTAACTCTGGTTTAGCTAAGCTATACCCAGTAATGTTCTATATTCATGGTGGAGAATTTACTCATGGAGCAAGCAATTTGTTTCCAGCTCACATGTTGGCTGCATTTTATGATGTAGTAGTAGTTTCTATTAACTATCGACTAGGAGCTCTAGGATTTCTAAGTACAGGAGATGAGAATAGCCCTGGAAATTATGGAATTTTGGATCAAGCTATGGCATTGAGGTGGGTGTATGATAATATCAGAGCTTTTAATGGTAATCCTGATGCAATAACTCTTTTTGGACCTGGTGCTGGAGCAGCAAGTGCTGGATTATTAATGGTTGCACCTAAAACCAGAGATATGGTATCAAAAGTAATAGCTCAATCAGGTTCTGCATTGGCAGATTGGGCTGTCATAGCAGATAAGTACAGGGCACAGAATACATCTAAAGTATATGCAGAATCACTAGGCTGTAGCATAGAAAGCAGCTGGAGATTGGTGCAGTGTTTGAAGAATGGCAGATCCTTTTTTGAACTTGGTAATTCTGAATTGAAGCAACACATTGGAATGTTTCCTTGGGCTCCTGTATTGGATACTAATTTCACAGTACCAAGTGACAATTGGTATGAAGATTGGAGAGAAACAGATTGGCGCTTCTTTGTGGAAACACCTGAAGAAAGCATAAAAAGTCATAAGTTTACAGATAACTTAGCATATATGGCTGGTGTAACTACTCAGGAAGCAGCATTccttatat ATAACAATGCTACATTAGCCAAGAatcaatatattatagatGCGGAATCATTCGATCAGAAAATTTGGGAACTTGTTCTCCAATACAACTACACACTAAATTCTCAAGGAGTCTATGAAGCTATAAAATACATGTACACATATTGGCCAGATCCGACTAATATTACCCATATTCGCGATCAGTATATTAAT CTCTTGACTGATTTTCACTATGTTGCTCCTTTTGATAAAATAGCAAAAGCTTTGATAGAAAAACGTGTACCTACATATTTGTATGTGCTAAACACAACTGTAGAAGCATTAACATTACCACAGTGGCGAAGTGTTTCTCACAACACAGAACTTCTTTGGCTAACAGGGGCACCTTTCATGGATGTTG AATTCTTTCCTCAAAAATGGAAGTTGAAGCGTGACATGTGGACAGACAACGATCGCAATATGAGTCACTTTTTCATGAAAGCATATGCAAATTTTGCAACATATGG AAATCCAACACCATCGCAAATTTTGGGTTTGCATTTTGATGTTGCTAAGCCTGGACAATTACGGTATTTGAACATTAATACTACTTACAATAGctcaattttattgaattaccgACAAACTGAAAGTGCCTTCTGGTCTATGTATTTACCAACGGTTATTGGTCGTTTGGTACCTACATATCCTCCAGTTACTGAA tattggTGGGAGCCAAAAGAACCTCTACAAATTGCCTTTTGGTCTGTTTCCACTGCATGTCTACTGTTAATCGTGCTTTCCGTAGTATGCTGTATGCTTTGGCGCAATGCCAAAAGGTAA
- the LOC122572850 gene encoding neurogenic protein big brain isoform X1: MTTETFSRELDGHIVTLLTRISSLKENNMELTEKKAPMSIEARSLELWRAVAVECFATFLFSLVVSGAAASSAVSGSGLSVLATAVASGFAISAICFIFGHISGGHVNPAVSLSFALCRRISLLRAALYIAAQCGGGIAGAAMLYGVTTPSNTQTLTSVGRLGGPIERLLVELALSVLIVLSHFTSECSKILPMSVSSKPAGVLAAAYTAATLVSSPFLNPARALGPAFVTNRWDNHWVYWVGPMSGSAVAALLHEYVLNPKRSRDPRDMDDGDNSSMRSDEDTYDDLDKPTGPKFPSAYATYRPVAGASSSIYSTPPTALERVESIYGGTKSLYCKSPPLTRANLNRSQSVYAKSTSGTRDGLMIPKPGPLAPAQSLYPIRIGQTGSNSGRDSQQQNGSNGQNQNSQNHNSTNQNMQNQLQQCTQSIYGIRGISTSLSTRENGIYGVSTGSSIYGRAPAPPPSSQNSQQSGPNVQSSTQNHHQPQQQQQQQQQQQQHQNGTISTCSDNAANSRRPESMYGHISRRSDDSAYGSYQGSTRGNYGKVPGPPGSTGPPNGPPGPPQYREQGRPSPAGPLQQNQQNNFQRNSPNPQY, from the exons ATGACCACGGAAACGTTTTCAAGAGAGTTAGACGGTCACATCGTGACCTTGCTTACGAGGATTTCTTCCCTGAAGGAAAATAACATGGAACTAACAGAGAAGAAAGCGCCTATGTCGATAGAGGCTCGCAGTTTGGAACTTTGGAGAGCAGTAGCTGTAGAGTGTTTCGCTACCTTTCTCTTCAGTCTCGTTGTATCCGGCGCAGCCGCGTCCTCCGCAGTTTCCGGAAGCGGACTCTCTGTCTTAGCTACCGCTGTAGCATCCGGTTTTGCGATTTCGGCGATCTGCTTCATCTTTGGTCATATCAGTG GTGGCCACGTGAATCCAGCAGTCTCACTATCTTTCGCTTTGTGTCGACGAATCTCCTTACTCCGAGCTGCTCTGTACATTGCCGCACAGTGTGGAGGCGGTATAGCCGGAGCTGCGATGCTGTATGG aGTGACTACACCTTCCAATACGCAGACCTTAACTTCCGTAGGTCGTCTCGGAGGGCCTATCGAGAGGCTCTTGGTAGAATTAGCACTTTCTGTGCTGATTGTCCTATCTCATTTTACCTCAGAATGCTCAAAAATACTGCCAATGTCAGTTTCTTCGAAACCAGCTGGCGTATTAGCTGCAGCTTACACGGCAGCCACTTTGGTTTCG agTCCATTCTTAAATCCCGCACGCGCACTTGGACCAGCATTCGTCACCAATCGTTGGGACAACCATTGGGTGTACTGGGTAGGTCCAATGTCCGGAAGCGCAGTGGCAGCCCTTCTTCACGAGTATGTTCTAAATCCCAAACGATCTAGAGACCCACGGGATATGGACGACGGTGACAATTCGTCAATGAGATCCGACGAGGACACCTACGACGATCTGGACAAACCAACGGGTCCCAAATTCCCCAGCGCCTATGCAACCTATCGTCCAGTTGCTGGAGCATCTTCCTCGATCTACAGTACGCCTCCGACAGCCTTAGAACGTGTCGAATCCATTTACGGGGGAACCAAATCGCTCTACTGTAAATCCCCACCCTTAACCAGGGCAAATTTAAATCGTTCACAAAGTGTATACGCTAAATCGACTTCCGGAACCCGAGACGGCCTAATGATCCCCAAACCGGGTCCTCTAGCCCCCGCACAAAGCCTATACCCGATTAGAATAGGTCAAACAGGTTCAAATTCAGGAAGAGACAGTCAACAGCAAAATGGATCAAATGGTCAGAatcaaaattctcaaaatcatAACAGTACCAACCAAAATATGCAGAATCAACTGCAACAGTGCACGCAGAGCATTTATGGAATCAGAGGAATTTCCACAAGTCTCAGTACGAGGGAGAATGGTATCTATGGTGTATCTACGGGGTCCAGCATATATGGCCGAGCTCCAGCTCCTCCTCCGAGTAGTCAGAATTCTCAACAGTCAGGTCCAAATGTCCAATCATCCACTCAAAATCATCATCAGccacaacaacaacagcagcagcagcaacaacaacagcagcatcAGAATGGAACGATATCCACTTGCTCTGATAACGCAGCAAACTCTAGAAGACCGGAAAGCATGTACGGGCATATTTCTAGACGCAGTGACGATTCTGCGTATGGCAGTTATCAAGGTTCGACGCGAGGCAATTACGGAAAGGTACCTGGACCTCCTGGATCAACGGGTCCCCCTAACGGACCACCTGGTCCTCCTCAGTACCGCGAACAAGGAAGACCCAGTCCAGCTGGGCCATTGCAACAGAACcagcaaaataattttcaaagaaattcgcCAAATCCTCAATATTGA
- the LOC122572850 gene encoding neurogenic protein big brain isoform X2: MELTEKKAPMSIEARSLELWRAVAVECFATFLFSLVVSGAAASSAVSGSGLSVLATAVASGFAISAICFIFGHISGGHVNPAVSLSFALCRRISLLRAALYIAAQCGGGIAGAAMLYGVTTPSNTQTLTSVGRLGGPIERLLVELALSVLIVLSHFTSECSKILPMSVSSKPAGVLAAAYTAATLVSSPFLNPARALGPAFVTNRWDNHWVYWVGPMSGSAVAALLHEYVLNPKRSRDPRDMDDGDNSSMRSDEDTYDDLDKPTGPKFPSAYATYRPVAGASSSIYSTPPTALERVESIYGGTKSLYCKSPPLTRANLNRSQSVYAKSTSGTRDGLMIPKPGPLAPAQSLYPIRIGQTGSNSGRDSQQQNGSNGQNQNSQNHNSTNQNMQNQLQQCTQSIYGIRGISTSLSTRENGIYGVSTGSSIYGRAPAPPPSSQNSQQSGPNVQSSTQNHHQPQQQQQQQQQQQQHQNGTISTCSDNAANSRRPESMYGHISRRSDDSAYGSYQGSTRGNYGKVPGPPGSTGPPNGPPGPPQYREQGRPSPAGPLQQNQQNNFQRNSPNPQY; the protein is encoded by the exons ATGGAACTAACAGAGAAGAAAGCGCCTATGTCGATAGAGGCTCGCAGTTTGGAACTTTGGAGAGCAGTAGCTGTAGAGTGTTTCGCTACCTTTCTCTTCAGTCTCGTTGTATCCGGCGCAGCCGCGTCCTCCGCAGTTTCCGGAAGCGGACTCTCTGTCTTAGCTACCGCTGTAGCATCCGGTTTTGCGATTTCGGCGATCTGCTTCATCTTTGGTCATATCAGTG GTGGCCACGTGAATCCAGCAGTCTCACTATCTTTCGCTTTGTGTCGACGAATCTCCTTACTCCGAGCTGCTCTGTACATTGCCGCACAGTGTGGAGGCGGTATAGCCGGAGCTGCGATGCTGTATGG aGTGACTACACCTTCCAATACGCAGACCTTAACTTCCGTAGGTCGTCTCGGAGGGCCTATCGAGAGGCTCTTGGTAGAATTAGCACTTTCTGTGCTGATTGTCCTATCTCATTTTACCTCAGAATGCTCAAAAATACTGCCAATGTCAGTTTCTTCGAAACCAGCTGGCGTATTAGCTGCAGCTTACACGGCAGCCACTTTGGTTTCG agTCCATTCTTAAATCCCGCACGCGCACTTGGACCAGCATTCGTCACCAATCGTTGGGACAACCATTGGGTGTACTGGGTAGGTCCAATGTCCGGAAGCGCAGTGGCAGCCCTTCTTCACGAGTATGTTCTAAATCCCAAACGATCTAGAGACCCACGGGATATGGACGACGGTGACAATTCGTCAATGAGATCCGACGAGGACACCTACGACGATCTGGACAAACCAACGGGTCCCAAATTCCCCAGCGCCTATGCAACCTATCGTCCAGTTGCTGGAGCATCTTCCTCGATCTACAGTACGCCTCCGACAGCCTTAGAACGTGTCGAATCCATTTACGGGGGAACCAAATCGCTCTACTGTAAATCCCCACCCTTAACCAGGGCAAATTTAAATCGTTCACAAAGTGTATACGCTAAATCGACTTCCGGAACCCGAGACGGCCTAATGATCCCCAAACCGGGTCCTCTAGCCCCCGCACAAAGCCTATACCCGATTAGAATAGGTCAAACAGGTTCAAATTCAGGAAGAGACAGTCAACAGCAAAATGGATCAAATGGTCAGAatcaaaattctcaaaatcatAACAGTACCAACCAAAATATGCAGAATCAACTGCAACAGTGCACGCAGAGCATTTATGGAATCAGAGGAATTTCCACAAGTCTCAGTACGAGGGAGAATGGTATCTATGGTGTATCTACGGGGTCCAGCATATATGGCCGAGCTCCAGCTCCTCCTCCGAGTAGTCAGAATTCTCAACAGTCAGGTCCAAATGTCCAATCATCCACTCAAAATCATCATCAGccacaacaacaacagcagcagcagcaacaacaacagcagcatcAGAATGGAACGATATCCACTTGCTCTGATAACGCAGCAAACTCTAGAAGACCGGAAAGCATGTACGGGCATATTTCTAGACGCAGTGACGATTCTGCGTATGGCAGTTATCAAGGTTCGACGCGAGGCAATTACGGAAAGGTACCTGGACCTCCTGGATCAACGGGTCCCCCTAACGGACCACCTGGTCCTCCTCAGTACCGCGAACAAGGAAGACCCAGTCCAGCTGGGCCATTGCAACAGAACcagcaaaataattttcaaagaaattcgcCAAATCCTCAATATTGA